In Paludibaculum fermentans, the genomic stretch GGGAGGAGAATGACGCTGAGATGTCTGAACTCAACGCCGAACTCACGGCTCTGTTCCGGAAAGCCCTGTTTGACGAGTACCCGGAATGGCTCACGTATCTGAAGGATCCGCCCCAGGGTGCGGCGAATGAGACGCTCGAAGTCGAGATCCCTCAAGCCGGCACCGGCCGGGCCCTGCTTCTGATGACAGGCGGCGAGGAGATTACGCTTGGCTTCGATGCCTGGCACACGCACCTTGGCCCGTTCCTGGGGCTGAGCATCGAGGAGTCGGTGGAAGACGCGATGATGATGATCCGCGCCTTCGTGAACGAAGAAACGGTTGTCGCCATCAGCTACCTGGATGGAGTGTGGCAAGAATCTAGCTTCCACTACCGCGTCGCGCCGGGCGAACGAAACCCGCTCTGGATCACCAAGGTCTTTTCGTGGCGGCAAACCTACGATGCGGCAGTTGAACCCGCGTGAGTCGTGGGCGGGTGACTTCCTTCCTTGGGCCAACGGGTTCGCAGGCACAGGCGCGCCGGCGGAGTTGTGCCGCCGGGCACCCATGCTGATTTGAGAGGATCAGCGGCTGATCGCGCCGAGACTGACGCCGGCTGCGGCTACGGCTCCGCCCACCACAGCCAGTCCGATCTTTGTGCCGTGGCTGATGCCCGAGGCCGCTTTGGCCGTTGTGGACGATCCCGCGGCTCCTTCCAGGCGCGTGGCCTGCGTCACATCCAGGATTTGATGGTCGGAACCTTGTTTTGGCATGCCCGCCACGCTGATGCGATGACCGACATCCCCGGCCAGATTCCTGCCAACCAACTCCACCTGGACGTTCGTCACTTCATCGGTGAGAAAGAACCGGTCACCGCGCTTCTCCAGCTTGCCGGTCACTTTTGAAAGGGGATCCGCGGCAGGAGCCGGCTCAAACGACAGTGCGGCGCCAGGATTGACGCGCGCTAACAGGATGCCTTCTTGATTGGAAACAGAAACCACTCCGTTGGTAGCTCCGACCGCCACCTGGCCCTGCCTCACTTCCACTTTGGCTTGCGCACCCGCGGCCGGTGCTACGGTGTAGCCCGCAGCCTGTACACGGTAGCCCGCTCCGGCTGAGATTGCCGCCTGGCCAGACTGCAGCACCAACCGGTCTGCATAGACTTCGGCCAGGCTGGCTGGTCCCAGCGAGCCACGCATGCCGTTTTGCAGCACGATGCGGCCCGGCGTTTCCGCGGTCTTGACGACCGATCCGCTGGAAAGCGGTGCGATGCCCGCCGCCAACGCGTGGTCTACGTCCATGCTGCCCTGTGAGATCGCCTGCCCGATCACCGCCTCCGCCGCCTGTGCGCCCAGCGCCAGAAGCAGCGTCATCCCGATCGATCCAAATGCTTGTTTCCCGTTCACTTTCTCGAGCCTTCCTACACAAAGAGGTGGATTTCCGCGAAAGATTTTCTCAGCCGCGCCCACTACACATATCGGCGAGCTATGAACAAAGTGAGTCGATTTGCGCCGTTCTTGCTGCTGCTGGTGTTTGCGGCGGCCGCGGAGCTACATGTCCAGCGCGCCTGGGCGGAGTGGCAGTGGCGGCGGGCCCACTCCTCTCGAGCGGCGGAGCAATCCTGCCACTTCGTGGACGGGAATCCTGATTGCTGGCGGGCCGCTGCTCGGCTCCGCGAACAGGAGGGCGGCGACGCGCTGCCGTTGTGGCTGCGCAGCCTGGAGCTCGACCCGCGCAACGCCGAGGCGGCCATCGCTTCAGCATTGCCTTTGGAATCAGCGGGAAAGGCGCCAGAAGCGGAGAGCCTGCTGCTGCGTGGCGCGGAGCTGAACCATCTCTGGCAGCCTCGTTGGAGCCTGGCCCTGTTCTACGCGCGGCAAGGGAGGAGACCGGAGTTTTGGCGCTGGACCAGCGAGGCCTTTGACCGTTCGTATTGGGACCACACGGCGATGTTCCGGCAGTGCTCGGCTCAGGGTGGGACGGCCGCCTTCCTGTTGCGGGAAATCCTGCCGGCCCGGCTCGATCTGCGGCTGGCCCTGCTGAGCTATCAGGCCAGTCAACCGGCGGACGGCCAGCTTCGCCCGGTGGCGGAGGCGGTGGTGGAATGCGCACGGCCGGACGAGGCGGGCGAGGCGCTTCCCGTGTTGGTCGATGCGATCGGCGGACTGGCCGGATCGGGCCGGCCCGAGGATGCGTTCCGCGTCTGGATGTCCATGTGCCGAAAGAACCTGGTTCGGTATGCAGCGCCGACGGTGGACGCTCCGGTGACGAATCCGGAGCTGCGGGCCCCGTTTCTCGGCAGCGGGTTCGACTGGCAGGCGCCGGCGGCCAACGGTATCTCGAGCCTCGTGTTGACCGGCGGACATGGCATGCGATTTACCTTGACGGGCTCACAGCCGCGGGAGACCGTCCTACTACAGCAGTGGTTGTTCCTGCGCGGGGGCAGGACCTGGTGCCTGACTGTGGACGCGCGCACGCAAGGCATTGATTCGGCGGACTCGGCGCTGTATTGGCGGATCCTTGACGCCGAAACGTCGCTGCCTTACGAAGCCGACAGGGTGCCTCTCCATGGGGACGAGTGGGCGACCACGCGGCTCCGCTATCGGGGTCCGCCAGGTGACAGGCTGGTGCGGCTGGCCCTGGTGGCGGCATGCAGGCCGGGCCGCATCCGGATGCAGGGCGACGTCTCGTTGCGGCGCGTGGAGCTGCGAGCGGAGCCCCAGCCATGAGTACAGCCCTATTCCTTTGTTTGGCTTGGGGGATCCTCACGCTATGGGTGCGCGACCGGTGGGCGGTGGCGTCGTTCCAGAGCTTGGCCTTGCTGCTGGCGGCGGCCTGTCTTGTCGACGCGTGGAAGGCCGGCCGGCAACCGCGTTGGCATCCGCTGCTTTGGCCGTTGGCGGCGGTGCCCTGCTGGGGGCTCTGTCAGCTGGCCGCCGGTTGGAGCGTGGATCCATGGAATACGTCGGAAGCCGTACTGATCTGGACCGGACACCTGGCCGTGGCGTTCGTAGCCGTACAATTGGCCGGCGAAACGCGGCGCTTCCGGTTACTCTTTGCGGTCTTCGGGACCGTGCTGGCCCTGGAGGCAATGCTGCAGTGCTGGACTGCCGGCGGCACGGTATTCTGGCTGTTCGACAGCGGCTACACCGAGCGCGTCTTTGGACCCTTTGTCTATCACAACAAGTTTGCACAGTTTGTCGAACTGGTCCTGCCGGTAGTCCTGTTTCAGTCGCTGAAGGATCGCAATCGGGCGCCGCTATGGTTTGCAGCGGCGGCCCTGTTGTTCGGCGGGATCCTGGCGAGCGCCTCGCGGTCGGGCCTGTTGATGGGTTTGTTGGAATTGGGTTTGTTGTTGGCTACGGCTTACATCTCCGGCACCGCACGTGGCAAGGTGCTGGTTTGGTCCGGTGTTTCGCTGGCTTTGCTGGCGGTAGCAGGGGGGCTTCTGGCTGGTTGGTCGGGGATGCTGGAGCGGGTGACCGGACTGGATCCGCGGATGGACTTAAGGCTGCCCATCTGGAAGTCGACGCTGGCGATGATTCGTGAGCGGCCGGCCACCGGATTTGGCCTCGGCAGTTTTCCGATTGCTTATCCCGCCTATGCCGATATGGATATCGGGTTGATCGTGAACACGGCGCATCAGGACTGGCTGCAATGGGCCGCCGAAGGCGGAGTGCCCATGCTGCTGGCGATGCTCTGGTTCACAGGGATGGCGGCGCCGCGGCTGCTGCGGTCGCTGTGGGGCGTCGGCGCCCTGGTGGTGCTCGTGCACGGGTTGATGGACTATCCCATGCATCAGAATCCGGCCTTCGCCTCGCTGCTGATTGCCGTGGTTGTGCTGGCCGTCACCTCCAATGATTAGAAGGGGTTGCGGATATGCTGTCGATTCCGGTTTCGGCCTGGGTGGCGCGCGTTCTCAGGCTATGCTGCCCGCAGTGCGGCGGGCTTGATATCCGCAGGATGCACCGCAGGGGCGTCCTGGATCAGGTCTTCACCGCCCTGGGCGGCCGGCCCTACCGCTGCCGGGACTGTGACCGCCACTTCCACGGGTGGCCATCTATCCGCGCCCTATCACCCCAAACCAGCGTGCGCTTCTCTCAGTAAGCACCTTCACCGGTGAGGACCACCTTGACGGTTCGGCACAGGATGTAGAGGTCCAGCCAGACCGACCAGTTCCGGACGTAGTACTCAACGTAGCCCAGGCGTTGGGCGTAGGTTGTGTTGTTGCGGCCGGAGACCTGCCACAGCCCGGTGAGGCCAGGGCGGGTCCTCTTATACAGTTGATAGCAAGCGCCATAGCGAGGCATCTCGTGCTCAAGAATGGGGCGCGGGCCCACCAGGCTCATCTCTCCGCGGATGACGTTCCAAAGTTGAGGAAGTTCGTCGAGGCTGGTGCGGCGGAGCCAGCGGCCCATCCAGGTGATGCGGGGGTCGTTCCTTAGTTTGCTTTCCCGTTCATATTCGGCCCGGAGTTCCGGTGACTGGTCCAGATGTTGACGCAGGACCTCGGTCGCGCCGACCACCATGGTGCGGAATTTCCAGGCGCGGAAGCGGCGGCCATTCTCACCGATCCTTGGGCTGGCGTAGAAGACCGGGCCCGAGGAACCGAGACAGATGGCCACCACGACCAGGACGAGCAAGGGAAGTATCAGAAGCCCGCCGCCTATGGCCAGAGTCAGGTCGCAGATGCGCTTAAAGAGACGAGGGGCCGGGCACATCAGGCGGTGGCTGACTTCGACCCCGAGCACGCCGGCCAGATCCCGGGTGGCGGCGTCGAGGCTGGAGATGCCAAATAGGCCCGGCAGAATCAGGACGTGCCGGTACGGCCAGAGGTAGCGCTCAATGAGGGCGGTCAGTTCCGAGCCCGAAGCCTGGGGCATGGCCAGGATGGCGTAGGTTGCTCCGGTTTCGGCGGCGAGGGCCGGAGCCAACTCCAGCCCGCCTGTGATCTGCGACGGAACATCGGTTGAGGCCCCTGGGGCCGCATCGAGCACGGCTACCACCTTGAAGCCGAGAGACGGCCGGTTGGCGAGGGCGACAGCCAGGTTTCGGCCTGCATCACCGGAGCCGAGGATCACCGCGCGAGCGCCCAGGCAGCCCGCCTTACCCAGCAGGTAGCGCGCCAACTGACGCAGCAAGGGACTGACCAACATGGTGAGGATCCAGGCCAGCAGCAAGGCCAGGCGGGAGTACGAGACCGCATCGCGCTGGAAGAAGGTTGCCGCGGCCAGGCACAGAAACGT encodes the following:
- a CDS encoding O-antigen ligase family protein, which gives rise to MSTALFLCLAWGILTLWVRDRWAVASFQSLALLLAAACLVDAWKAGRQPRWHPLLWPLAAVPCWGLCQLAAGWSVDPWNTSEAVLIWTGHLAVAFVAVQLAGETRRFRLLFAVFGTVLALEAMLQCWTAGGTVFWLFDSGYTERVFGPFVYHNKFAQFVELVLPVVLFQSLKDRNRAPLWFAAAALLFGGILASASRSGLLMGLLELGLLLATAYISGTARGKVLVWSGVSLALLAVAGGLLAGWSGMLERVTGLDPRMDLRLPIWKSTLAMIRERPATGFGLGSFPIAYPAYADMDIGLIVNTAHQDWLQWAAEGGVPMLLAMLWFTGMAAPRLLRSLWGVGALVVLVHGLMDYPMHQNPAFASLLIAVVVLAVTSND
- the wbaP gene encoding undecaprenyl-phosphate galactose phosphotransferase WbaP, with translation MSSTILAFDRPAAARRPDSLWAADCAMILLDIAAILSAASLAILLRYWIAGPYDLGFYLKLIPMALLHPLSLGMAGMYPARGLNPVAELRGLCQAATFTFLCLAAATFFQRDAVSYSRLALLLAWILTMLVSPLLRQLARYLLGKAGCLGARAVILGSGDAGRNLAVALANRPSLGFKVVAVLDAAPGASTDVPSQITGGLELAPALAAETGATYAILAMPQASGSELTALIERYLWPYRHVLILPGLFGISSLDAATRDLAGVLGVEVSHRLMCPAPRLFKRICDLTLAIGGGLLILPLLVLVVVAICLGSSGPVFYASPRIGENGRRFRAWKFRTMVVGATEVLRQHLDQSPELRAEYERESKLRNDPRITWMGRWLRRTSLDELPQLWNVIRGEMSLVGPRPILEHEMPRYGACYQLYKRTRPGLTGLWQVSGRNNTTYAQRLGYVEYYVRNWSVWLDLYILCRTVKVVLTGEGAY